The following are encoded in a window of Urocitellus parryii isolate mUroPar1 chromosome 7, mUroPar1.hap1, whole genome shotgun sequence genomic DNA:
- the Cluh gene encoding clustered mitochondria protein homolog isoform X4, translated as MVIKTDELPAAAPADSAREHGSQTGGKGRPGAAEPPSVMLLNGDCPESLKKEEGAAEPPRENGLDEGEPGDETTGQEVIVIQDTGFSVKILAPGIEPFSLQVSPQEMVQEIHQVLMDREDTCHRTCFSLHLDGNMLDHFSELRSVEGLQEGSVLRVVEEPYTVREARIHVRHVRDLLKSLDPSDAFNGVDCNSLSFLSVFTDGDLGDSGKRKKGLEMDPIDCTPPEYILPGSRERPLCPLQPQNRDWKPLQCLKVLTMSGWNPPPGNRKMHGDLMYLFVITAEDRQVSITASTRGFYLNQSTAYHFNPKPASPRFLSHSLVELLNQISPTFKKNFAVLQKKRVQRHPFERIATPFQVYSWTAPQAEHAMDCVRAEDAYTSRLGYEEHIPGQTRDWNEELQTTRELPRKNLPERLLRERAIFKVHSDFTAAATRGAMAVIDGNVMAINPSEETKMQMFIWNNIFFSLGFDVRDHYKDFGGDVAAYVAPTNDLNGVRTYNAVDVEGLYTLGTVVVDYRGYRVTAQSIIPGILERDQEQSVIYGSIDFGKTVVSHPRYLELLERTSRPLKILRHRVLNDRDEEVELCSSVECKGIIGNDGRHYILDLLRTFPPDLNFLPVPGEELPEECTRAGFPRAHRHKLCCLRQELVDAFVEHRYLLFMKLAALQLMQQKASKVENPTSLENGDLSPSESKPEDPLGSEVGSQEEGGSASGLAKVKELAETIASDDGTADPRSREVIRNACKAVGSISSTAFDIRFNPDIFSPGVRFPESCQDEVRDQKQLLKDAAAFLLSCQIPGLVKDCTDHAVLPMDGATLAEVMRQRGINMRYLGKVLDLVLRSPARDQLDHIYKIGIGELITRSAKHIFKTYLQGVELSGLSAAISHFLNCFLSSYPNPVAHLPADELLSKKRNKRRKNRPPGAADNTAWAVMTPQELWKNICQEAKNYFDFSLECDSVDQAVETYGLQKITLLREISLKTGIQILLKEYSFDSRHKPAFTEEDVLNIFPVVKHVNPKASDAFHFFQSGQAKVQQGFLKEGCELINEALNLFNNVYGAMHVEICACLRLLARLHYIMGDYAEALSNQQKAVLMSERVMGIEHPNTIQEYMHLALYCFASSQLSTALSLLYRARYLMLLVFGEDHPEMALLDNNIGLVLHGVMEYDLSLRFLENALAVSTKYHGPKALKVALSHHLVARVYESKAEFRSALQHEKEGYTIYKTQLGEDHEKTKESSEYLKCLTQQAVALQRTMNEIYRNGSSANIPPLKFTAPSMASVLEQLNVINGILFIPLSQKDLENLKAEVARRHQLQEASKNRDKAEEPMATEPEPAGASEDVGSQPQAAKDPSSPSLQG; from the exons ATGGTCATCAAGACGGACGAGTTGCCGGCGGCCGCCCCGGCCGACAGCGCCCGGGAGCATGGCTCGCAGACCGGTGGCAAGGGGCGGCCGGGCGCGGCCG AGCCACCATCAGTTATGCTGTTGAATGGGGACTGCCCAGAGAGcctgaagaaggaggagggggcagcTGAGCCACCTAGGGAGAATGGGCTAGATGAAGGTGAGCCAGGAGATGAGACTACTGGACAGGAAGTCATTGTCATTCAGGACACAGGCTTTTCTGTGAAGATCCTGGCCCCTGGGATTGAGCCCTTCTCCCTTCAG GTATCTCCCCAGGAGATGGTACAGGAGATCCACCAAGTGCTCATGGACCGTGAAGACACGTGTCACCGTACCTGCTTCTCGCTGCACCTAGATGGCAATATGCTGGACCACTTTTCAGAGTTGCGCAGTGTtgaggggctgcaggaaggctCGGTCCTCCGTGTGGTGGAAG AACCCTACACAGTGCGGGAGGCTCGTATTCACGTGCGCCATGTCCGAGACCTGCTCAAGAGCCTGGACCCATCTGATGCCTTTAATGGGGTTGACTGCAACTCCTTGTCCTTTCTGAGTGTCTTCACTGATGGCGATCTGGGAG ACAGTGGGAAGCGGAAGAAGGGATTGGAGATGGACCCCATCGACTGCACGCCACCTGAGTACATCCTGCCAGGGAGCCGGGAGCGGCCGTTGTGTCCCCTACAGCCCCAGAACCGTGACTGGAAG CCCCTTCAATGTCTGAAAGTGCTCACCATGAGCGGCTGGAATCCACCCCCTGGGAACCGCAAGATGCATGGGGACCTCATGTACTTGTTTGTGATCACGGCCGAAGACCGGCAAGTCAGCATCACGGCATCCACGCGGGGCTTCTACTTGAACCA ATCCACAGCCTATCACTTCAACCCCAAACCCGCCAGCCCACGCTTCCTCAGCCATTCCCTAGTGGAGCTGCTCAACCAGATCAGCCCGACCTTCAAAAAAAACTTTGCTGTGCTACAGAAAAAAAG GGTCCAGCGCCACCCGTTCGAGAGGATCGCCACCCCGTTCCAGGTGTACAGCTGGACAGCTCCTCAGGCAGAGCATGCCATGGACTGTGTACGTGCAGAGGATGCCTACACCTCAAGACTGGGCTACGAGGAACACATTCCTGGACAG aCTCGGGACTGGAACGAGGAGCTACAGACAACTAGGGAGCTGCCCCGCAAGAACCTGCCTGAGCGGCTTCTTCGAGAAAGAGCCATATTCAAG GTACACAGTGACTTTACAGCGGCAGCCACACGGGGTGCCATGGCAGTCATTGACGGCAATGTGATGGCCATCAATCCCAGTGAGGAGACCAAGATGCAGATGTTTATCTGGAACAACATTTTCTTCAGCCTGGGCTTTGATGTCCGTGACCATTACAAGGACTTTGGTGGGGATGTGGCAGCCTACGTGGCACCCACCAATGATCTGAATGGTGTGCGCACATACAACGCAGTGGACGTGGAGGGGCTGTACACACTGGGCACTGTAGTGGTGGACTACCGAGGCTATCGGGTCACGGCTCAATCCATCATCCCTGGCATCTTGGAGCGGGACCAGGAGCAGAGTGTCATCTACGGCTCCATTGACTTTGGTAAGACAGTGGTGTCGCACCCACGGTACCTGGAGTTGCTGGAACGGACCAGCCGACCCCTCAAGATTCTGCGTCACCGTGTACTCAATGACCGTGATGAGGAGGTAGAGCTCTGCTCCTCAGTTGAGTGCAAGGGCATCATTGGCAATGATGGCCGCCACTACATCCTTGACCTGCTGCGCACCTTTCCACCTGACCTCAATTTCCTGCCTGTTCCCGGTGAGGAACTGCCTGAGGAGTGTACCCGAGCTGGCTTTCCCCGTGCCCACCGCCATAAGCTATGTTGCCTACGCCAGGAGCTGGTGGATGCCTTTGTGGAGCATAG ATACCTCCTCTTCATGAAGCTGGCCGCCCTACAGCTGATGCAGCAGAAGGCCAGCAAGGTGGAGAACCCCACTTCACTGGAAAATGGTGATCTTTCCCCCTCGGAGTCCAAGCCTGAAGACCCTCTGGGATCCGAGGTGGGAAGCCAGGAGGAGGGCGGCAGTGCCAGTGGCCTGGCCAAGGTGAAGGAGCTGGCGGAGACCATCGCCTCAGATGATGGCACAG CAGACCCCCGGAGCCGGGAGGTGATCCGCAATGCATGCAAGGCTGTTGGCTCCATCAGCAGCACGGCCTTCGACATTCGCTTCAACCCTGACATCTTCTCACCAG GGGTTCGCTTCCCTGAGTCCTGCCAGGATGAAGTTCGGGACCAGAAGCAGCTGCTGAAAGATGCAGCTGCCTTCTTGCTTTCCTGCCAGATTCCTGGCTTG GTAAAGGACTGCACAGATCATGCGGTGCTGCCCATGGACGGAGCCACACTGGCTGAGGTGATGCGCCAGCGTGGCATCAACATGCGTTACCTGGGCAAGGTGTTGGACCTGGTGCTGCGGAGCCCAGCCCGTGACCAGCTGGACCACATCTAC AAAATTGGCATTGGTGAACTCATCACCCGCTCTGCCAAGCACATCTTCAAGACATACTTACAG GGAGTCGAGCTCTCAGGCCTCTCGGCCGCCATCAGTCACTTCTTGAACTGCTTCCTGAGCTCCTACCCCAACCCTGTGGCCCACCTTCCTGCGGATGAGCTTCTTTCCAAGAAAAGGAACAAGAGGAGGAAAAACCGTCCTCCAGGGGCTGCGGATAACACAGCCTGGGCTGTTATGACCCCCCAGGAGCTCTGGAAGAACATCTGTCAGGAGGCCAAGAACTACTTCGACTTCAGCCTCGAGTG TGATTCTGTGGACCAGGCTGTGGAGACCTACGGCCTGCAGAAGATAACACTGCTGCGGGAGATCTCCCTAAAAACCGGAATCCAG ATTCTGCTGAAGGAGTACAGTTTTGACAGCCGCCACAAGCCTGCATTCACTGAGGAGGACGTGCTCAACATCTTCCCCGTGGTCAAGCATGTCAACCCTAAGGCCTCGGATGCCTTCCACTTCTTCCAGAGTGGGCAGGCCAAAGTACAGCAGG GCTTCCTGAAGGAGGGCTGCGAGCTCATCAACGAGGCCCTGAACCTGTTCAACAATGTGTATGGAGCTATGCATGTGGAGATCTGTGCCTGCCTGCGCCTCCTGGCCCGTCTCCACTATATTATGGGTGACTACGCTGAG GCCCTCAGTAACCAACAGAAGGCAGTGTTGATGAGCGAGCGAGTGATGGGCATCGAGCACCCCAACACCATCCAGGAATAC ATGCACCTGGCTCTGTACTGCTTCGCCAGCAGCCAGCTGTCCACCGCGCTGAGCCTGCTGTACCGCGCCCGCTACCTCATGCTGCTCGTGTTTGGGGAGGACCACCCTGAGATGGCTCTGCTGGAT AACAACATCGGTTTGGTGCTGCATGGCGTGATGGAGTACGACCTGTCACTGCGATTCCTGGAGAATGCGCTGGCCGTCAGCACCAAGTACCACGGGCCCAAAGCCCTTAAGGTGGCCCTCAG CCACCACCTAGTTGCCCGGGTCTATGAGAGCAAAGCTGAGTTCCGGTCAGCCCTGCAGCATGAGAAGGAGGGCTACACCATCTACAAGACCCAG CTGGGTGAGGACCATGAGAAGACCAAGGAAAGCTCCGAGTACCTCAAGTGCCTGACCCAGCAGGCTGTTGCCCTGCAGCGCACCATGAATGAGATCTACCGCAATGGCTCCAGCGCCAACATCCCGCCCCTCAAG TTCACAGCTCCCAGCATGGCTAGTGTCTTGGAGCAGCTGAACGTCATCAATGGCATCCTCTTCATTCCTCTCAG CCAAAAAGACTTGGAGAATCTGAAGGCCGAGGTGGCACGGCGGCACC
- the Cluh gene encoding clustered mitochondria protein homolog isoform X5, with product MVIKTDELPAAAPADSAREHGSQTGGKGRPGAAEPPSVMLLNGDCPESLKKEEGAAEPPRENGLDEGEPGDETTGQEVIVIQDTGFSVKILAPGIEPFSLQVSPQEMVQEIHQVLMDREDTCHRTCFSLHLDGNMLDHFSELRSVEGLQEGSVLRVVEEPYTVREARIHVRHVRDLLKSLDPSDAFNGVDCNSLSFLSVFTDGDLGDSGKRKKGLEMDPIDCTPPEYILPGSRERPLCPLQPQNRDWKPLQCLKVLTMSGWNPPPGNRKMHGDLMYLFVITAEDRQVSITASTRGFYLNQSTAYHFNPKPASPRFLSHSLVELLNQISPTFKKNFAVLQKKRVQRHPFERIATPFQVYSWTAPQAEHAMDCVRAEDAYTSRLGYEEHIPGQTRDWNEELQTTRELPRKNLPERLLRERAIFKVHSDFTAAATRGAMAVIDGNVMAINPSEETKMQMFIWNNIFFSLGFDVRDHYKDFGGDVAAYVAPTNDLNGVRTYNAVDVEGLYTLGTVVVDYRGYRVTAQSIIPGILERDQEQSVIYGSIDFGKTVVSHPRYLELLERTSRPLKILRHRVLNDRDEEVELCSSVECKGIIGNDGRHYILDLLRTFPPDLNFLPVPGEELPEECTRAGFPRAHRHKLCCLRQELVDAFVEHRYLLFMKLAALQLMQQKASKVENPTSLENGDLSPSESKPEDPLGSEVGSQEEGGSASGLAKVKELAETIASDDGTDPRSREVIRNACKAVGSISSTAFDIRFNPDIFSPGVRFPESCQDEVRDQKQLLKDAAAFLLSCQIPGLVKDCTDHAVLPMDGATLAEVMRQRGINMRYLGKVLDLVLRSPARDQLDHIYKIGIGELITRSAKHIFKTYLQGVELSGLSAAISHFLNCFLSSYPNPVAHLPADELLSKKRNKRRKNRPPGAADNTAWAVMTPQELWKNICQEAKNYFDFSLECDSVDQAVETYGLQKITLLREISLKTGIQILLKEYSFDSRHKPAFTEEDVLNIFPVVKHVNPKASDAFHFFQSGQAKVQQGFLKEGCELINEALNLFNNVYGAMHVEICACLRLLARLHYIMGDYAEALSNQQKAVLMSERVMGIEHPNTIQEYMHLALYCFASSQLSTALSLLYRARYLMLLVFGEDHPEMALLDNNIGLVLHGVMEYDLSLRFLENALAVSTKYHGPKALKVALSHHLVARVYESKAEFRSALQHEKEGYTIYKTQLGEDHEKTKESSEYLKCLTQQAVALQRTMNEIYRNGSSANIPPLKFTAPSMASVLEQLNVINGILFIPLSQKDLENLKAEVARRHQLQEASKNRDKAEEPMATEPEPAGASEDVGSQPQAAKDPSSPSLQG from the exons ATGGTCATCAAGACGGACGAGTTGCCGGCGGCCGCCCCGGCCGACAGCGCCCGGGAGCATGGCTCGCAGACCGGTGGCAAGGGGCGGCCGGGCGCGGCCG AGCCACCATCAGTTATGCTGTTGAATGGGGACTGCCCAGAGAGcctgaagaaggaggagggggcagcTGAGCCACCTAGGGAGAATGGGCTAGATGAAGGTGAGCCAGGAGATGAGACTACTGGACAGGAAGTCATTGTCATTCAGGACACAGGCTTTTCTGTGAAGATCCTGGCCCCTGGGATTGAGCCCTTCTCCCTTCAG GTATCTCCCCAGGAGATGGTACAGGAGATCCACCAAGTGCTCATGGACCGTGAAGACACGTGTCACCGTACCTGCTTCTCGCTGCACCTAGATGGCAATATGCTGGACCACTTTTCAGAGTTGCGCAGTGTtgaggggctgcaggaaggctCGGTCCTCCGTGTGGTGGAAG AACCCTACACAGTGCGGGAGGCTCGTATTCACGTGCGCCATGTCCGAGACCTGCTCAAGAGCCTGGACCCATCTGATGCCTTTAATGGGGTTGACTGCAACTCCTTGTCCTTTCTGAGTGTCTTCACTGATGGCGATCTGGGAG ACAGTGGGAAGCGGAAGAAGGGATTGGAGATGGACCCCATCGACTGCACGCCACCTGAGTACATCCTGCCAGGGAGCCGGGAGCGGCCGTTGTGTCCCCTACAGCCCCAGAACCGTGACTGGAAG CCCCTTCAATGTCTGAAAGTGCTCACCATGAGCGGCTGGAATCCACCCCCTGGGAACCGCAAGATGCATGGGGACCTCATGTACTTGTTTGTGATCACGGCCGAAGACCGGCAAGTCAGCATCACGGCATCCACGCGGGGCTTCTACTTGAACCA ATCCACAGCCTATCACTTCAACCCCAAACCCGCCAGCCCACGCTTCCTCAGCCATTCCCTAGTGGAGCTGCTCAACCAGATCAGCCCGACCTTCAAAAAAAACTTTGCTGTGCTACAGAAAAAAAG GGTCCAGCGCCACCCGTTCGAGAGGATCGCCACCCCGTTCCAGGTGTACAGCTGGACAGCTCCTCAGGCAGAGCATGCCATGGACTGTGTACGTGCAGAGGATGCCTACACCTCAAGACTGGGCTACGAGGAACACATTCCTGGACAG aCTCGGGACTGGAACGAGGAGCTACAGACAACTAGGGAGCTGCCCCGCAAGAACCTGCCTGAGCGGCTTCTTCGAGAAAGAGCCATATTCAAG GTACACAGTGACTTTACAGCGGCAGCCACACGGGGTGCCATGGCAGTCATTGACGGCAATGTGATGGCCATCAATCCCAGTGAGGAGACCAAGATGCAGATGTTTATCTGGAACAACATTTTCTTCAGCCTGGGCTTTGATGTCCGTGACCATTACAAGGACTTTGGTGGGGATGTGGCAGCCTACGTGGCACCCACCAATGATCTGAATGGTGTGCGCACATACAACGCAGTGGACGTGGAGGGGCTGTACACACTGGGCACTGTAGTGGTGGACTACCGAGGCTATCGGGTCACGGCTCAATCCATCATCCCTGGCATCTTGGAGCGGGACCAGGAGCAGAGTGTCATCTACGGCTCCATTGACTTTGGTAAGACAGTGGTGTCGCACCCACGGTACCTGGAGTTGCTGGAACGGACCAGCCGACCCCTCAAGATTCTGCGTCACCGTGTACTCAATGACCGTGATGAGGAGGTAGAGCTCTGCTCCTCAGTTGAGTGCAAGGGCATCATTGGCAATGATGGCCGCCACTACATCCTTGACCTGCTGCGCACCTTTCCACCTGACCTCAATTTCCTGCCTGTTCCCGGTGAGGAACTGCCTGAGGAGTGTACCCGAGCTGGCTTTCCCCGTGCCCACCGCCATAAGCTATGTTGCCTACGCCAGGAGCTGGTGGATGCCTTTGTGGAGCATAG ATACCTCCTCTTCATGAAGCTGGCCGCCCTACAGCTGATGCAGCAGAAGGCCAGCAAGGTGGAGAACCCCACTTCACTGGAAAATGGTGATCTTTCCCCCTCGGAGTCCAAGCCTGAAGACCCTCTGGGATCCGAGGTGGGAAGCCAGGAGGAGGGCGGCAGTGCCAGTGGCCTGGCCAAGGTGAAGGAGCTGGCGGAGACCATCGCCTCAGATGATGGCACAG ACCCCCGGAGCCGGGAGGTGATCCGCAATGCATGCAAGGCTGTTGGCTCCATCAGCAGCACGGCCTTCGACATTCGCTTCAACCCTGACATCTTCTCACCAG GGGTTCGCTTCCCTGAGTCCTGCCAGGATGAAGTTCGGGACCAGAAGCAGCTGCTGAAAGATGCAGCTGCCTTCTTGCTTTCCTGCCAGATTCCTGGCTTG GTAAAGGACTGCACAGATCATGCGGTGCTGCCCATGGACGGAGCCACACTGGCTGAGGTGATGCGCCAGCGTGGCATCAACATGCGTTACCTGGGCAAGGTGTTGGACCTGGTGCTGCGGAGCCCAGCCCGTGACCAGCTGGACCACATCTAC AAAATTGGCATTGGTGAACTCATCACCCGCTCTGCCAAGCACATCTTCAAGACATACTTACAG GGAGTCGAGCTCTCAGGCCTCTCGGCCGCCATCAGTCACTTCTTGAACTGCTTCCTGAGCTCCTACCCCAACCCTGTGGCCCACCTTCCTGCGGATGAGCTTCTTTCCAAGAAAAGGAACAAGAGGAGGAAAAACCGTCCTCCAGGGGCTGCGGATAACACAGCCTGGGCTGTTATGACCCCCCAGGAGCTCTGGAAGAACATCTGTCAGGAGGCCAAGAACTACTTCGACTTCAGCCTCGAGTG TGATTCTGTGGACCAGGCTGTGGAGACCTACGGCCTGCAGAAGATAACACTGCTGCGGGAGATCTCCCTAAAAACCGGAATCCAG ATTCTGCTGAAGGAGTACAGTTTTGACAGCCGCCACAAGCCTGCATTCACTGAGGAGGACGTGCTCAACATCTTCCCCGTGGTCAAGCATGTCAACCCTAAGGCCTCGGATGCCTTCCACTTCTTCCAGAGTGGGCAGGCCAAAGTACAGCAGG GCTTCCTGAAGGAGGGCTGCGAGCTCATCAACGAGGCCCTGAACCTGTTCAACAATGTGTATGGAGCTATGCATGTGGAGATCTGTGCCTGCCTGCGCCTCCTGGCCCGTCTCCACTATATTATGGGTGACTACGCTGAG GCCCTCAGTAACCAACAGAAGGCAGTGTTGATGAGCGAGCGAGTGATGGGCATCGAGCACCCCAACACCATCCAGGAATAC ATGCACCTGGCTCTGTACTGCTTCGCCAGCAGCCAGCTGTCCACCGCGCTGAGCCTGCTGTACCGCGCCCGCTACCTCATGCTGCTCGTGTTTGGGGAGGACCACCCTGAGATGGCTCTGCTGGAT AACAACATCGGTTTGGTGCTGCATGGCGTGATGGAGTACGACCTGTCACTGCGATTCCTGGAGAATGCGCTGGCCGTCAGCACCAAGTACCACGGGCCCAAAGCCCTTAAGGTGGCCCTCAG CCACCACCTAGTTGCCCGGGTCTATGAGAGCAAAGCTGAGTTCCGGTCAGCCCTGCAGCATGAGAAGGAGGGCTACACCATCTACAAGACCCAG CTGGGTGAGGACCATGAGAAGACCAAGGAAAGCTCCGAGTACCTCAAGTGCCTGACCCAGCAGGCTGTTGCCCTGCAGCGCACCATGAATGAGATCTACCGCAATGGCTCCAGCGCCAACATCCCGCCCCTCAAG TTCACAGCTCCCAGCATGGCTAGTGTCTTGGAGCAGCTGAACGTCATCAATGGCATCCTCTTCATTCCTCTCAG CCAAAAAGACTTGGAGAATCTGAAGGCCGAGGTGGCACGGCGGCACC